From [Clostridium] symbiosum, a single genomic window includes:
- a CDS encoding acetaldehyde dehydrogenase (acetylating): MYRKDVIRLTLDRDLQSIQEVRNLVARAKEAEKTLSTFPQEKLDAICAAIAAACMEHAEELAKMAVQETGFGKWEDKVLKNTLGSRITWESVKDMKTVGVLREDKDKGVCEIGVPMGVVAALIPSTNPTSTAMYKSIISIKAGNAIVISPHPGAKNCITETYKIIKEAAERAGAPEGTVCCVSLTTMEATDTLLKHPDVSIILATGGEAMVHAAYSSGNPALGVGPGNGPSYIEHTADIPAAIRRIMDSKTFDNGTICASEQSIVTERCITSQVEEELKRQGGYFLTPEQSEQLSGFLLRANGTMNPKIVGKTAEKIADMAGIRIPEGTRLLVSRQDPADVSKKNPYSREKLCPILAYFVVESWEEACELCIRILKNEGAGHTMTLHTKNKEVVREFALKKPVSRILVNTSGALGGVGATTGLAPALTLGCGAVGGSATSDNITPLNLINIRRVAYGLCELEDLRENAPAECSCSSSAPACTEDLREEDIEAITRAVIARLRAKH; this comes from the coding sequence ATGTACAGAAAGGACGTGATCAGATTGACATTGGATCGTGATTTACAATCCATCCAGGAAGTGCGGAATTTGGTAGCCCGTGCAAAAGAGGCGGAGAAAACACTCTCCACATTTCCTCAGGAAAAGCTGGATGCGATTTGTGCGGCAATTGCCGCAGCATGTATGGAGCATGCAGAGGAACTGGCTAAAATGGCGGTACAGGAGACGGGATTTGGCAAGTGGGAGGACAAGGTCCTGAAAAACACACTGGGCAGCCGGATTACCTGGGAATCCGTAAAGGATATGAAAACGGTAGGCGTTTTAAGGGAGGATAAGGACAAGGGAGTCTGCGAGATCGGTGTGCCGATGGGAGTTGTGGCAGCTCTGATTCCATCCACCAATCCCACCTCAACCGCAATGTATAAGAGCATCATATCCATCAAGGCGGGAAACGCCATTGTAATCAGCCCCCATCCGGGAGCTAAAAACTGTATCACAGAGACATATAAAATTATAAAGGAAGCGGCTGAGCGTGCAGGTGCGCCGGAGGGAACGGTATGCTGCGTCAGCCTCACGACCATGGAGGCGACGGACACCCTCTTAAAACACCCGGATGTCAGCATCATCCTCGCCACAGGCGGAGAGGCCATGGTACATGCCGCATATTCTTCCGGCAATCCGGCCCTTGGGGTTGGACCGGGCAACGGCCCTTCCTACATTGAGCACACGGCCGATATTCCGGCGGCGATCCGACGCATTATGGACTCGAAAACCTTTGACAACGGCACAATCTGTGCCTCGGAACAGTCAATCGTCACAGAACGCTGCATCACAAGCCAGGTGGAGGAGGAGCTGAAACGGCAGGGAGGTTATTTCCTGACGCCGGAACAATCGGAACAGCTGTCCGGTTTTCTGCTCCGTGCCAACGGCACAATGAATCCGAAGATTGTAGGAAAAACGGCTGAAAAGATTGCCGACATGGCGGGAATCCGGATTCCGGAAGGGACACGCCTTCTGGTTTCACGCCAGGATCCGGCTGATGTCAGCAAGAAGAACCCGTATTCCCGTGAAAAGCTCTGTCCGATACTGGCTTACTTTGTAGTAGAAAGCTGGGAAGAGGCGTGTGAACTCTGCATCAGAATCCTGAAAAATGAGGGAGCCGGCCACACGATGACACTGCACACGAAAAATAAAGAAGTAGTCCGGGAATTTGCCCTTAAAAAGCCGGTTTCCCGTATTCTCGTCAATACGTCGGGAGCGCTCGGCGGCGTGGGAGCCACAACGGGACTGGCCCCGGCGCTGACACTGGGCTGCGGAGCCGTCGGAGGCAGCGCAACTTCAGATAATATTACACCACTCAACCTGATCAATATCCGCCGCGTGGCATACGGTCTCTGTGAGCTGGAAGATTTGAGGGAAAACGCTCCGGCAGAGTGTTCCTGTTCTTCTTCGGCGCCGGCCTGCACGGAGGATTTGAGGGAAGAAGACATAGAAGCGATTACACGCGCAGTTATTGCACGGCTGCGGGCGAAACACTAA
- a CDS encoding BMC domain-containing protein, protein MAALQALGMVETKGLVGSIEAADAMVKAANVTLIGKVHVGGGLVTVMVRGDVGAVKAATDAGAAAAGRVGELVSVHVIPRPHAEVELILPKLDVE, encoded by the coding sequence ATGGCAGCATTACAGGCACTGGGAATGGTAGAAACAAAGGGACTGGTTGGTTCGATTGAGGCAGCCGATGCAATGGTTAAAGCGGCAAACGTAACTCTGATCGGCAAAGTACATGTAGGCGGGGGCCTTGTGACGGTAATGGTACGCGGCGATGTAGGAGCCGTAAAAGCGGCAACCGATGCGGGAGCGGCAGCAGCCGGACGCGTGGGTGAACTCGTATCCGTACATGTAATTCCGCGTCCTCATGCAGAAGTAGAACTGATTCTGCCGAAACTGGATGTAGAGTAA
- the eutM gene encoding ethanolamine utilization microcompartment protein EutM — protein MAALQALGMIETRGLVASIEAADAMVKAANVTLIGKEHVGGGLVTVMVRGDVGAVKAATDAGAAAAGNIGELVSVHVIPRPHGEVELILPVQNAE, from the coding sequence ATGGCAGCATTACAGGCACTGGGAATGATAGAAACAAGAGGACTGGTTGCTTCAATCGAAGCAGCCGATGCAATGGTGAAGGCGGCCAACGTGACACTGATCGGAAAAGAGCATGTGGGCGGCGGCCTTGTGACGGTAATGGTACGCGGCGACGTGGGAGCCGTAAAGGCGGCAACCGACGCGGGAGCGGCAGCAGCGGGAAACATCGGAGAACTCGTATCCGTACATGTAATTCCGCGTCCGCACGGCGAGGTTGAACTGATTCTGCCGGTACAGAACGCTGAGTAG